The following proteins are co-located in the Lagenorhynchus albirostris chromosome 2, mLagAlb1.1, whole genome shotgun sequence genome:
- the STPG1 gene encoding O(6)-methylguanine-induced apoptosis 2 — protein sequence MDNSMQKDQHPGKKYSRKTDKVQKGFTAVYTTQSSIPVKYQPSRIPESEKKGFNSQAKRFYHKKDDIPGPGFYNVIHQSPVFDSVSLSRKGTCTFPSMCDRLDTIVSKYPAANAYTIPSRFVSKKDFSNSCSSMFQLPSFVKVLKFETPAPNHYNASVSCCKQTNNVCARAGFMSKTQRGLFTITKTGPAPGHYNVNESLVKQSPKILMSCFKSKTGRGLKLMSTGPGPGYYNPGGHIEVQKKTLIPRNPILTFSAQPLPLPPKPPLPGPGQYEIVDYTGPPKHFVSSASFVSNTSRWTVAPSQPGLPGSPGPATYKPEFPGKQSFLYNGDKKWIPVL from the exons gTTTTACTGCTGTGTATACAACACAATCCTCCATTCCTGTTAAATATCAGCCTTCCAGAATtccagaatcagaaaaaaaaggatttaataGTCAAGCCAAGCGGTTTTACCATAAAAAG GATGATATCCCAGGTCCTGGGTTCTACAACGTCATTCACCAGTCGCCTGTGTTTGACAGTGTGTCGTTGTCTAGGAAAGGGACGTGTACTTTTCCCTCTATG TGTGACCGACTGGACACCATCGTCTCTAAATACCCTGCAGCTAACGCGTACACTATACCATCACGTTTTGTTTCGAAGAAAGACTTCAGTAATTCCTGTTCCAGCATGTTCCAGTTGCCAAGCTTCGTGAAAGTTCTCAAATTTGAAACTCCCGCACCAAACCATTACAAT GCCTCTGTCTCTTGCTGCAAACAGACAAACAACGTTTGTGCCCGAGCCGGGTTCATGTCCAAAACCCAGAGAGGACTTTTCACTATTACTAAAACAGGACCTGCCCCAG GGCATTATAATGTCAACGAATCCCTTGTGAAGCAGTCGCCGAAGATATTAATGTCTTGTTTTAAATCAAAAACTGGCCGTGGATTAAAACTGATGTCGACAGGCCCAGGACCCGGTTATTACAACCCAGGAGGTCACATCGAAGTTCAAAAAAAGACTCTTATCCC gAGAAACCCCATCCTAACTTTCTCTGCCCAGCCTTTGCCTCTGCCCCCGAAGCCGCCTCTTCCAGGCCCTGGGCAGTATGAGATCGTGGACTACACGGGGCCCCCCAAGCACTTCGTCTCCAGTGCATCCTTCGTGTCCAACACCAGCCGGTGGACAGTGGCGCCGTCCCAGCCAGGCCTGCCCGGCTCGCCTGGCCCAG CCACATACAAGCCGGAATTCCCCGGAAAGCAGTCCTTTCTCTACAATGGGGACAAGAAATGGATCCCAGTGTTGTAG